From a single Oxalobacter vibrioformis genomic region:
- a CDS encoding efflux RND transporter permease subunit, with translation MARFFIDRPVFAWVLAIFIILGGILSILTLPISQYPNVAPPQVTVSTSYPGATAKVVEDSVTQLIEEEMNGATGLMYMESESQSTGEAKITLSFTNETDVELAAVDVQNRIKRVESRLPTQVMQQGVITNKARSNYLAVIAVTSTDGRLSQFELGDFVARNVINDIKRIPGVGDVTIFGSEKAMRVWLDPVKLTGLNLTPEDVSAAVKAQNAVVTSGQLAGMPNTGKEPIYANITVHGQLQTPEEFENIILRANPDGSTVRIKDVGRVELGAQRYEPFAHLDGTPMSGFGIMPTADANSIATMSAIRAKMAELYEYFPSGVEYSIQNDTSRFVVVSIKEVVKTLFEGVFLVFLVMYLFLQNIRYTIIPTIVVPIALLGTFAVMKALGFSINMLTMFGMVLSIGILIDDAIVVVENVERIMSEEGLSPRDATFKAMGQIQGAIIGITLVLMAVFVPMAFFGGAVGKIYMQFSLSMIASIAFSAFLALSLTPALCATILKPVEAGHHASSKGFLGWFNRKFHSTTLTYERQVAKMFGRAGRYMVIYFAICACCAWMYWKLPTSFLPDEDQGYIYVNLQLPGGATAARTGEVLKEIQDHFFTEPGIDHTVLVTGSSFSGRGQNGGLGFVTLKDWGERDSDNSAQAIVRRAYAKFSQFRDAVAFPINPPPIRELGTSTGFAFRLQDRAGMGNEALINARDQLLVMARQSKVLKNVRPMAMENTAQLKLNIDRDKANALGITFADINAALSVAMGSDYVNDFESFGRQQRVIVQLDATKRGKPEDISKIFAKNRDGTMVPFSAFSSSEWTKGPIQLIRYNGYPAVRIEGEPAEGMSTGDAMAEMENLTRQLPRGFGFEWTGQSLEEKVSGNQAPMLFALSLLAVFLCLAALYESTTIPLSVILVVPLGVIGALSGVLLRGMPNDVYFKVGLIATIGLSAKNAILIVEFAKDLQAQGKSLVRSILEACRLRFRPIIMTSMAFILGVVPLVVARGAGSGAQQAIGTGVMCGMITATVLAVYLVPIFFLVVRSIFSGSERQRKMYASHHTQEGSKDVRKQPWELAPGLARDISEAEEDLPTNTGHPDETDNNRNDKENKE, from the coding sequence ATGGCAAGGTTCTTTATTGACCGCCCTGTTTTTGCCTGGGTTCTTGCAATCTTTATTATTCTGGGCGGCATCCTGTCCATTCTCACTCTGCCGATTTCCCAATACCCGAACGTGGCACCGCCACAAGTCACTGTCTCGACGAGCTACCCTGGCGCGACAGCAAAAGTGGTCGAAGACAGCGTCACCCAGCTGATTGAAGAAGAGATGAATGGCGCTACCGGCCTCATGTATATGGAGTCGGAAAGCCAGAGTACCGGTGAAGCCAAGATCACGCTTTCCTTTACCAATGAGACCGACGTGGAACTGGCCGCTGTTGATGTCCAGAACCGGATCAAGCGGGTCGAATCCCGCCTGCCCACGCAGGTCATGCAGCAGGGCGTCATTACCAACAAGGCCCGAAGCAACTACCTGGCGGTTATCGCCGTCACGTCCACCGATGGCCGACTCAGCCAGTTTGAACTTGGCGACTTTGTGGCACGCAATGTCATCAATGACATCAAGCGGATTCCCGGTGTCGGTGACGTCACTATTTTTGGTTCTGAAAAAGCCATGCGTGTCTGGCTGGACCCGGTCAAACTCACCGGACTTAACCTGACTCCCGAAGACGTCAGTGCGGCCGTCAAGGCCCAGAATGCGGTAGTAACCTCAGGACAGCTGGCCGGCATGCCCAACACAGGGAAAGAACCTATCTACGCCAACATTACGGTACATGGCCAGTTGCAGACGCCGGAAGAATTTGAAAACATTATTCTTCGCGCCAATCCGGATGGCTCAACCGTCCGTATCAAGGATGTCGGCCGGGTAGAACTCGGTGCCCAGCGATATGAACCCTTTGCCCACCTGGACGGCACACCCATGAGTGGCTTCGGCATCATGCCGACAGCGGATGCCAACAGTATCGCGACCATGTCCGCCATCAGGGCAAAAATGGCCGAACTCTATGAGTATTTCCCTTCGGGTGTGGAATACAGTATCCAGAACGATACTTCCCGTTTCGTTGTCGTCTCCATCAAGGAAGTGGTCAAAACCCTGTTTGAGGGGGTTTTCCTGGTTTTCCTGGTCATGTACCTTTTCCTGCAGAACATCCGCTACACGATCATTCCCACCATTGTCGTCCCCATTGCCCTGTTGGGCACCTTTGCCGTGATGAAGGCCCTGGGATTTTCCATCAACATGCTCACCATGTTCGGCATGGTGCTTTCCATCGGTATCCTCATTGATGACGCGATCGTGGTGGTGGAAAACGTCGAGCGGATCATGTCAGAAGAAGGCCTCTCCCCGCGGGATGCCACTTTCAAGGCAATGGGCCAGATCCAGGGCGCCATTATCGGTATTACCCTCGTTCTCATGGCCGTATTCGTACCAATGGCGTTCTTTGGCGGCGCGGTAGGCAAGATTTACATGCAGTTTTCGCTGTCAATGATCGCTTCCATTGCCTTCTCGGCTTTCCTTGCCCTCTCCCTCACGCCGGCACTTTGTGCCACGATCCTGAAACCGGTTGAGGCGGGACATCACGCCAGCAGCAAGGGATTTTTAGGCTGGTTCAACCGGAAATTCCACAGCACAACACTGACCTACGAGCGCCAGGTTGCCAAGATGTTCGGGCGTGCCGGACGTTATATGGTGATCTATTTTGCCATTTGCGCCTGCTGTGCCTGGATGTACTGGAAACTGCCAACGTCCTTCCTCCCTGACGAAGACCAGGGTTACATCTACGTCAATCTTCAGTTGCCGGGTGGCGCCACCGCCGCCAGGACCGGAGAAGTCTTGAAGGAAATCCAGGATCACTTCTTTACCGAACCCGGCATTGACCATACCGTACTGGTAACGGGCTCTTCCTTCTCCGGAAGAGGGCAGAACGGCGGTCTGGGTTTCGTCACCCTGAAAGACTGGGGAGAAAGAGATTCGGATAACAGCGCCCAGGCCATTGTCCGGCGGGCCTATGCAAAGTTTTCGCAATTCCGTGATGCCGTTGCCTTCCCGATCAATCCGCCGCCGATTCGCGAGCTCGGCACATCCACCGGCTTTGCTTTCCGCCTGCAGGATCGTGCCGGCATGGGCAATGAAGCACTGATCAATGCCCGTGACCAGCTGTTGGTAATGGCCAGGCAAAGCAAGGTATTGAAAAATGTCCGCCCCATGGCCATGGAAAATACCGCCCAGCTCAAGCTCAATATTGACCGGGATAAAGCCAATGCCCTGGGAATAACATTTGCCGATATCAATGCCGCCCTTTCTGTTGCAATGGGTTCGGATTATGTGAATGACTTTGAAAGTTTCGGCCGGCAGCAGCGCGTCATTGTCCAGTTGGATGCCACCAAACGCGGCAAGCCGGAAGATATCAGCAAGATTTTCGCCAAAAACAGGGATGGCACCATGGTACCCTTCTCGGCCTTTTCAAGCAGTGAATGGACCAAAGGGCCAATACAGTTGATCCGTTACAACGGCTATCCGGCGGTAAGGATTGAGGGCGAACCGGCAGAGGGTATGAGCACAGGTGATGCCATGGCGGAAATGGAAAACCTGACTCGTCAGCTCCCGCGCGGTTTTGGTTTTGAGTGGACCGGTCAGTCACTCGAAGAAAAAGTCTCCGGCAACCAGGCGCCCATGCTTTTCGCCCTGTCGCTTTTGGCTGTTTTCCTCTGCCTTGCGGCTTTGTATGAAAGCACGACGATTCCCCTTTCGGTCATACTGGTGGTGCCGCTTGGTGTTATCGGCGCGCTGTCAGGCGTATTGCTGCGCGGCATGCCCAATGACGTCTACTTCAAGGTGGGGTTGATCGCAACTATCGGCCTTTCCGCCAAAAATGCGATTCTGATCGTGGAGTTTGCGAAAGACCTGCAGGCACAGGGTAAAAGCCTGGTACGCTCAATACTGGAAGCCTGCCGTCTTCGCTTTCGCCCGATTATCATGACATCCATGGCGTTTATCCTGGGCGTGGTTCCTCTGGTCGTTGCACGCGGTGCCGGCTCAGGCGCCCAGCAGGCCATTGGCACCGGTGTCATGTGCGGTATGATTACGGCAACCGTGCTGGCGGTTTATCTGGTTCCGATCTTTTTCCTGGTGGTCCGCAGCATCTTTTCGGGCAGCGAACGCCAGCGCAAGATGTACGCCAGCCATCATACACAGGAAGGCTCAAAGGACGTTCGCAAGCAACCCTGGGAGCTGGCGCCGGGTCTGGCTCGGGATATCAGTGAGGCTGAAGAGGATCTGCCCACTAATACAGGCCATCCCGAT
- a CDS encoding efflux RND transporter periplasmic adaptor subunit, with the protein MRSFFRFTFFSTLVFSLFLLSGCKDQAQQVQQAPEAAYIVIQTEQVAVINELSGRLESFRNSDVRARVAGVLEKRLFEEGADVKQGEKLFIIDPRSYEASVQNARAALARAEANFMQADLKYKRYIPLVEISAVSKQEYDDALAAQKQAAADVASAKASLINAKLDLEYATVLAPISGRIGRSIVTEGALVGQGEVTLLAVIQQIDPIYLNLTQSSAELLQLQQAMRKGVLKGASEDGLKVTLIMEDGTPYLHPGKLLFSDITVDPSTGEISIRALFPNPDGILLPGMYVRGQLEQAINENAITVPKQAVQRSTEGSTVFVINKDNVAEIRRVQTGASYQEKWVVLDGLNVGDKVIVEGVQKVRPGSPVSPVVWTKEVKPAPATDTTAEAEKAATQPDNAETAKTAPPDQATASPAGAPKE; encoded by the coding sequence ATGAGATCATTTTTCCGATTCACGTTTTTCAGCACCCTCGTTTTTTCTCTTTTTCTGCTCTCCGGATGCAAAGACCAGGCCCAACAGGTGCAACAGGCACCTGAAGCGGCTTATATTGTCATCCAGACAGAACAGGTTGCTGTCATCAACGAATTGTCCGGCCGCCTGGAATCCTTCCGGAATTCCGATGTCAGGGCCCGTGTCGCCGGTGTGCTGGAAAAACGGCTCTTTGAAGAAGGCGCCGATGTCAAACAGGGAGAAAAGCTTTTCATCATCGACCCCCGCAGCTATGAGGCTTCCGTACAGAATGCCAGAGCGGCACTGGCACGAGCCGAAGCCAACTTCATGCAGGCAGACCTCAAATACAAGCGGTATATCCCGCTGGTAGAAATCAGCGCGGTGAGCAAGCAGGAATATGACGATGCCCTGGCAGCCCAGAAACAGGCTGCAGCAGATGTCGCTTCCGCAAAAGCCTCGCTGATCAATGCCAAGCTGGATCTGGAATACGCCACGGTTCTTGCCCCCATTTCCGGGCGGATTGGTCGTTCCATTGTTACGGAAGGCGCGCTGGTCGGCCAGGGTGAGGTGACGCTTTTGGCGGTTATCCAGCAGATTGACCCGATTTACCTCAACCTGACCCAATCCAGCGCCGAACTCCTCCAACTGCAGCAGGCCATGCGAAAAGGCGTTCTGAAAGGCGCTTCCGAAGACGGCCTGAAAGTCACCCTGATCATGGAAGACGGTACCCCATACCTCCATCCGGGCAAACTGCTCTTTTCCGATATCACGGTTGACCCGTCCACCGGCGAAATCTCCATCCGGGCGCTTTTCCCGAATCCGGATGGCATCCTGTTGCCCGGCATGTATGTCCGCGGACAGCTTGAGCAGGCAATCAACGAAAATGCCATTACCGTTCCCAAACAGGCAGTGCAGCGTTCCACGGAAGGCTCAACGGTCTTTGTCATTAACAAGGATAATGTGGCTGAAATCCGGCGGGTTCAGACCGGTGCTTCCTACCAGGAAAAATGGGTCGTACTCGACGGCCTGAACGTGGGCGATAAAGTGATCGTTGAAGGGGTGCAGAAAGTTCGTCCAGGCTCCCCTGTCTCACCGGTTGTATGGACAAAGGAAGTCAAACCGGCTCCAGCAACGGATACCACAGCCGAGGCAGAAAAAGCCGCCACCCAACCGGATAATGCCGAAACCGCAAAAACGGCTCCACCTGATCAGGCAACGGCCTCACCGGCCGGGGCGCCAAAGGAATAG
- a CDS encoding TetR family transcriptional regulator, with translation MTRAARKKTQETRDRLLDAAERVFNEKGVSNTTLNDIAEAAGVTRGAIYWHFRNKVDLFNAMIDRVRLPIRAMIEEIADEKTEDPLGRLREKSIFLMREILENDHYRKVMTILFHKCEYTDSASEFLEYFQDWTTRARGTLVRVLTNAREKKQLPQDIDIDLAGLTLHVAFNGLLNSWLLMPESFDLLTDSSRVFEAVFSMLRHSPHMRVVGERP, from the coding sequence ATGACGCGCGCTGCCAGAAAAAAAACACAGGAAACGCGGGACAGGCTGTTGGATGCCGCCGAGCGGGTTTTCAATGAAAAGGGTGTTTCCAATACCACATTAAATGATATTGCCGAGGCGGCCGGGGTTACCCGCGGTGCGATTTACTGGCACTTTCGTAACAAGGTGGATCTTTTTAATGCCATGATTGACCGGGTTCGCTTGCCGATCAGGGCCATGATCGAGGAGATTGCCGATGAAAAGACGGAAGATCCTTTGGGACGTTTGCGGGAAAAGTCCATTTTCCTGATGCGGGAAATCCTGGAAAACGACCACTACCGCAAGGTCATGACGATCCTTTTCCACAAATGTGAATATACGGACAGTGCCAGTGAGTTTCTCGAATACTTCCAGGACTGGACGACCCGTGCGCGTGGCACGCTGGTGCGGGTTTTGACCAATGCCCGGGAGAAAAAGCAGCTTCCCCAAGATATCGATATTGATCTGGCAGGGCTGACATTGCATGTGGCCTTCAACGGCCTGTTGAACAGCTGGCTGTTAATGCCGGAGAGCTTTGATCTGCTGACCGATTCCAGCCGTGTTTTTGAGGCGGTGTTTTCGATGTTGCGGCATAGTCCGCATATGCGGGTGGTAGGGGAGAGGCCGTAG